In a single window of the Dinghuibacter silviterrae genome:
- the queA gene encoding tRNA preQ1(34) S-adenosylmethionine ribosyltransferase-isomerase QueA → MKLSQFTFDLPLNLIAQHPSKKRDESRLMVIERKTGNIENRNFKDIMDYFDDKDVFVVNNTKVFPARMYGRKEKTGAKIEVFLLRELNKPNRLWDVIVDPARKIRVGNKLYFGDNDELVAEVIDNTTSRGRTIRFLFEGSDDEFRNILETLGETPLPKYIKRKPDEEDKERYQTVYAKFEGAVAAPTAGLHFSRELIKRLEIKGIRFAEVTLHTGLGTFRPIEVEDLSKHKMDAEYYRIDDFACKIVNKAKEEGHRICSVGTTTMRALESSVTAQKLLKPSEGWTNTFIHPPYDFNIADSLVTNFHLPKTSLLIMVCAFAGYELTMEAYKKAIKDKYRFFSYGDAMVVL, encoded by the coding sequence ATGAAACTATCGCAGTTCACGTTTGACTTACCGTTAAATTTAATTGCCCAGCACCCTTCGAAGAAGAGAGACGAGAGCCGCCTCATGGTCATAGAAAGAAAGACCGGGAATATCGAGAACCGGAATTTCAAGGACATCATGGATTATTTCGACGACAAGGACGTTTTCGTCGTCAACAATACCAAGGTTTTCCCGGCGAGAATGTATGGGCGCAAGGAAAAGACGGGGGCCAAAATCGAAGTTTTCCTCCTTCGTGAACTGAACAAACCCAACCGCCTTTGGGACGTCATCGTGGACCCCGCGCGTAAGATCCGGGTCGGCAACAAGCTGTACTTCGGCGACAACGACGAACTGGTGGCCGAGGTCATCGACAACACGACTTCCCGCGGCCGGACCATCCGCTTCCTTTTTGAAGGCAGCGACGACGAGTTCCGCAACATCCTGGAAACCCTGGGCGAAACGCCCCTTCCCAAATACATCAAGCGCAAACCCGACGAAGAGGACAAAGAACGCTACCAGACCGTGTACGCCAAGTTCGAAGGCGCGGTAGCGGCCCCCACCGCCGGTCTGCACTTTAGCCGCGAACTCATCAAACGTCTGGAGATTAAAGGGATCCGCTTTGCCGAAGTCACCCTGCACACGGGGCTGGGTACGTTCCGCCCGATCGAGGTGGAGGACCTGAGCAAGCACAAGATGGACGCCGAATATTACCGGATCGACGACTTTGCCTGCAAGATCGTCAACAAGGCCAAGGAAGAAGGGCACCGCATTTGCTCGGTCGGGACGACCACCATGCGGGCGCTGGAATCTTCGGTAACGGCCCAAAAGCTGTTAAAGCCCTCCGAAGGCTGGACCAATACGTTTATTCACCCTCCTTACGATTTCAACATCGCCGACTCCCTGGTGACCAACTTCCACCTCCCCAAGACGAGCCTTCTGATCATGGTCTGCGCCTTTGCGGGTTATGAACTGACGATGGAAGCGTACAAAAAGGCGATCAAGGACAAATACCGCTTCTTCAGCTACGGCGACGCTATGGTCGTTCTCTAA
- the kynU gene encoding kynureninase, whose protein sequence is MDDTLDYALSQDRADELKDFRAQFHFPLAGNTPALYFCGNSLGLQPKKAEAYVHRVMNAWKTYAVGGYMIGDAPWMYYADRFKAPLAALTGALPHEVSVMNTLTVNLHLLLCSFYRPTQERYKILLEAGAFPSDQYAAQTQAIHHGLDPKEALIEVAPRPGEKLIREEDLLEAIRQAGPSLAVVLIGGVNYYTGQNFDLKTITAAAHAVGALAGYDLAHAVGNVPMQLHDWDVDFAVWCSYKYLNGGPGAAGAVYIHERFSLDPAFPRFGGWGGSRLDTRFDMLPDFTPERGADGWNLSVAAALVMGGLEASLELFMEAGLDRLRAKSLRLTGYMEYLFTKLPGGAFEVITPRREEARGAQLSVYFYYEGAALQKSLAAAGIITDYRDPGVIRFSPAPLYNSFEDVYLLYEALGAILKTR, encoded by the coding sequence ATGGACGACACGCTTGACTATGCCCTCTCCCAGGACCGGGCCGACGAACTCAAAGACTTTCGTGCGCAATTCCACTTCCCGCTGGCGGGAAATACACCCGCCTTATACTTCTGCGGCAATTCGCTGGGGTTACAGCCGAAAAAGGCCGAGGCTTATGTACACCGCGTCATGAACGCCTGGAAAACCTACGCCGTAGGCGGTTACATGATCGGGGACGCGCCCTGGATGTACTATGCCGACCGTTTCAAGGCTCCCCTGGCGGCCCTCACCGGCGCGCTGCCCCACGAGGTCAGCGTGATGAATACCTTGACCGTGAACCTGCACCTGTTGTTGTGCTCATTTTACAGACCCACGCAGGAGCGGTACAAGATCCTCCTCGAAGCCGGCGCCTTCCCCTCCGATCAATACGCTGCCCAGACGCAGGCCATCCACCACGGCCTGGATCCAAAAGAGGCGCTGATAGAGGTCGCACCGCGGCCGGGTGAAAAACTCATCCGGGAGGAGGACCTGCTGGAGGCGATCCGGCAGGCGGGACCGTCCCTGGCTGTCGTTCTCATCGGAGGTGTCAACTATTATACCGGTCAAAACTTCGACTTGAAGACCATCACGGCCGCCGCTCATGCCGTAGGCGCCCTGGCGGGCTATGACCTGGCCCATGCCGTGGGCAACGTGCCCATGCAACTGCACGACTGGGACGTAGACTTTGCCGTCTGGTGCTCCTACAAATACCTCAACGGGGGACCCGGCGCCGCCGGGGCGGTGTATATCCATGAACGCTTTTCCCTGGACCCGGCCTTTCCCCGCTTTGGCGGCTGGGGCGGTTCCAGGCTGGATACCCGTTTTGACATGCTGCCCGATTTCACCCCCGAAAGAGGGGCCGACGGCTGGAACCTGAGCGTCGCCGCCGCCCTCGTGATGGGCGGGTTGGAAGCCTCTTTGGAACTTTTTATGGAAGCCGGTCTGGACAGGCTTCGCGCCAAGAGCCTGCGCTTGACCGGTTATATGGAATACCTCTTTACAAAACTACCCGGCGGCGCCTTCGAGGTCATCACACCCCGCCGCGAAGAGGCCCGCGGCGCCCAGCTTTCCGTTTATTTCTACTACGAGGGCGCGGCGCTCCAAAAGTCCCTGGCGGCCGCCGGGATCATCACGGATTACCGGGACCCCGGCGTGATCCGTTTTTCGCCGGCCCCGCTGTACAACAGCTTTGAGGACGTATATCTCCTCTACGAAGCCCTGGGTGCAATTCTGAAGACCCGATAA
- a CDS encoding acyl-CoA dehydrogenase family protein has translation MPQDLFQSPDYYLLDELLTDEHKMVRDSVRAYVKKEITPDIETYAQKAEFPTHVIKGLGALGCFGPTVPAEYGGGGLDYISYGLMMQELERGDSGIRSTASVQGSLVMFPIYAYGSEAQKRKYLPKLATGEYMGCFGLTEPNHGSDPGSMQTNIREDGDHVVLNGAKMWISNAPFADIAVVWAKDAAGVVRGVIVERGMEGFTTPETHGKWSLRASATGELVFDNVRVPKDHILPGVQGLKGPLSCLTKARFGIAWGAVGAAMDCYDTALRYSKERIQFGKAIGAFQLQQKKLAEMITEITKAQLLNWRLGILMNEGKATPAQVSMAKRNGCEIAAGIAREARQVLGGMGITGEFSIMRHMMNLESVITYEGTHDIHLLITGMDVTGFNAFN, from the coding sequence ATGCCCCAAGACCTCTTTCAGTCTCCCGACTACTATCTCCTGGATGAGCTGCTGACCGACGAACACAAGATGGTCAGGGATAGCGTACGCGCTTATGTCAAAAAGGAGATTACGCCGGACATTGAAACATACGCACAAAAGGCCGAGTTTCCAACACACGTGATCAAGGGGCTCGGCGCCCTCGGATGTTTTGGTCCGACGGTACCCGCTGAATATGGGGGCGGTGGGTTGGATTATATTTCCTACGGGCTGATGATGCAGGAGCTCGAACGGGGGGACAGCGGTATCCGGTCTACCGCTTCGGTCCAGGGGTCGCTCGTGATGTTCCCTATTTATGCTTACGGGAGCGAGGCACAAAAACGGAAATACCTGCCCAAACTGGCTACGGGGGAATACATGGGTTGTTTCGGCCTGACCGAACCCAACCACGGGTCCGATCCGGGGAGTATGCAGACCAACATCCGGGAAGACGGGGATCATGTTGTCCTGAACGGGGCAAAGATGTGGATCAGCAACGCTCCTTTTGCGGACATCGCCGTTGTGTGGGCAAAGGATGCCGCGGGCGTCGTCCGGGGTGTGATCGTGGAGCGGGGCATGGAAGGTTTTACCACGCCGGAGACCCATGGGAAGTGGTCTCTGCGCGCGAGCGCCACCGGGGAATTGGTTTTTGACAACGTCCGTGTCCCGAAGGACCATATCCTTCCGGGCGTCCAGGGGCTCAAGGGGCCCCTCAGTTGTCTGACCAAAGCCCGGTTCGGCATCGCCTGGGGCGCCGTGGGCGCCGCCATGGATTGTTATGATACCGCCCTTCGCTACAGCAAGGAGCGCATACAATTCGGGAAGGCCATCGGCGCCTTCCAGCTCCAGCAAAAAAAGCTGGCCGAAATGATCACCGAGATCACCAAGGCCCAACTGCTCAACTGGCGGTTAGGTATCCTTATGAATGAAGGCAAGGCCACCCCCGCGCAGGTCTCGATGGCCAAACGGAACGGCTGTGAGATAGCCGCGGGTATTGCACGGGAGGCCCGGCAGGTACTCGGTGGTATGGGCATTACGGGAGAATTTTCCATCATGCGGCACATGATGAACCTGGAAAGCGTGATCACCTACGAAGGCACGCACGACATCCATTTACTGATCACCGGGATGGACGTCACCGGGTTCAACGCGTTCAACTAG
- the hxpB gene encoding hexitol phosphatase HxpB gives MQPTTVIFDMDGLLIDSEPLWGEAAEEILARFNVRLTNEQYHQHTGLRTREFLTWWFSFFGISPDHLDTAETDLVDLVIQKVKARPKFQPGVPYILDFFKARGFKIGLASSSPMRLIDTVEDLGQFGDYFQVKTSAEYLPFGKPHPQVYLECARALGVSPLECVAFEDSFNGMIAAKAARMSCVVVPAPDQQRQLRWHAANLKLSSLANFNDLLLEAMGAPAETLKEC, from the coding sequence ATGCAACCCACGACTGTAATTTTCGACATGGACGGCCTGCTGATTGACTCCGAACCCTTATGGGGAGAAGCTGCCGAAGAGATCCTTGCCCGCTTTAATGTGCGCCTCACCAACGAGCAGTACCACCAGCACACGGGGCTGCGCACCCGCGAATTCCTGACCTGGTGGTTTTCCTTTTTCGGCATATCGCCCGACCATCTTGACACCGCCGAGACGGACCTGGTCGACCTGGTCATCCAAAAGGTAAAGGCCCGGCCGAAATTCCAGCCTGGTGTGCCCTATATCCTGGACTTCTTCAAGGCCCGCGGCTTCAAGATCGGGCTGGCCAGTTCCTCCCCCATGCGGCTGATCGATACTGTGGAAGACCTTGGACAATTTGGCGACTATTTCCAGGTAAAAACTTCCGCAGAGTACCTCCCCTTTGGCAAACCTCACCCCCAGGTATACCTGGAATGTGCGCGGGCGTTGGGTGTGTCGCCCCTGGAATGCGTGGCATTCGAAGACTCGTTCAACGGCATGATCGCCGCAAAAGCAGCCCGGATGTCGTGTGTGGTGGTTCCCGCACCCGACCAGCAGCGCCAGCTCCGCTGGCACGCGGCCAACTTAAAACTCTCGTCCTTAGCCAATTTCAACGACCTCTTGCTGGAGGCGATGGGCGCCCCGGCGGAAACCTTGAAAGAATGTTAA
- a CDS encoding acyl-CoA thioesterase — MTSKTPKDTLTIMTELVLPNDTNGFGNLMGGRLMYWMDIAAAIAAGKHCNAPTVTASVDNISFENPIKLGNIVHIEAKVTRAFTSSMEVYLKVWGEDSTQQYRYKSNEAYFTFVALDPNRKPRPVPQIIPETDEETALYDGALRRRQLRLILGGKMKPDQADELKALFFK; from the coding sequence ATGACCAGCAAGACGCCGAAGGACACGCTCACGATCATGACCGAGCTTGTCCTGCCCAACGATACCAACGGGTTTGGAAACCTGATGGGGGGCCGGCTCATGTATTGGATGGACATTGCGGCGGCGATCGCCGCGGGGAAGCATTGCAATGCCCCCACGGTCACGGCATCCGTCGACAATATTTCCTTTGAAAATCCCATCAAGCTGGGTAACATCGTACACATCGAGGCCAAGGTCACCCGAGCGTTTACCTCGTCCATGGAGGTGTACCTGAAGGTGTGGGGAGAAGACAGCACCCAGCAGTACCGCTACAAATCAAACGAAGCCTATTTTACGTTCGTCGCCCTGGACCCCAACCGTAAACCCCGGCCGGTGCCCCAGATCATTCCCGAAACCGATGAAGAAACGGCGTTGTATGACGGCGCGCTTCGCCGCCGGCAGTTGCGGCTGATCTTGGGCGGCAAAATGAAGCCCGACCAGGCGGACGAGCTCAAGGCGCTTTTCTTCAAATAA
- a CDS encoding ABC transporter ATP-binding protein, which yields MAKTQPRKPLTLSNLKQVFRIFRFLRPYRAPFILASIFLLLGSFAGMVIPFLMGKLIDSASAHPKPGPWHDTTAVGIALAAVLVLQSAVGYFRVSLFAKVTEKTMAAVRTHLYDHLMTLSIGFFEERRVGEIISRSTNDVDQLQDMLSGTLPDFARQLVAIIFGIAFTFAASARLTLLAIAIVPALVVATFFYGRFIRRLARERQDALAATSVITEETLQNIHTVKGFSNEEYESRRYRTSLDKVVRLGIKGAVYRGGFATLLSSGLFGSFAVVLWYGVTLIKSGDLTSGVLVSFMLYVGFIGGAVAQFGDLFGRLSRSIGSSERLFEIMEEPGEFAALDTTEPVRDPIHGAITLDHLHFAYPTRKDIEVLKGISFDVQPGQKIALAGQSGAGKSTIAQLILGFYKPVSGTILFDGKPAKEFDLRALRRQMAVVPQEVLLFGGTIRENIAYGRPGASEEAIREAARQANALSFIDGFPDGMDTIVGDRGIKLSGGQRQRVAIARAILKDPVLLILDEATSALDSESEHLVQEALEGLMRNRTTLIIAHRLSTIRHVDCIFVLQEGRIVESGSFDALEGRPGGVFRQLLQLQFQKNLVERVEPGDVHPGDQ from the coding sequence ATGGCCAAAACACAACCCCGAAAACCGCTCACCCTTTCCAACCTGAAACAGGTTTTCAGGATCTTTCGTTTCCTCCGCCCCTACCGGGCGCCCTTTATCCTTGCCTCTATCTTTTTATTGCTCGGCAGTTTTGCCGGGATGGTCATTCCATTCCTGATGGGGAAGCTCATCGACAGCGCTTCCGCCCATCCGAAGCCGGGACCCTGGCACGATACGACCGCCGTCGGGATCGCACTGGCGGCTGTCCTCGTCCTTCAATCCGCCGTCGGGTATTTCCGGGTAAGCCTTTTTGCAAAGGTGACGGAGAAGACCATGGCGGCCGTGCGCACCCATCTCTACGACCACCTCATGACGCTAAGTATCGGTTTTTTTGAGGAGCGCCGGGTAGGGGAAATCATCAGCCGCAGCACCAATGACGTGGACCAGCTCCAAGACATGCTGTCCGGCACCCTGCCGGATTTTGCACGGCAACTGGTGGCCATCATCTTTGGGATCGCTTTTACCTTTGCCGCTTCGGCCCGGCTGACCCTCCTGGCGATCGCCATCGTGCCCGCGCTGGTGGTGGCCACTTTTTTCTATGGCCGCTTTATACGCCGCCTGGCGCGGGAACGCCAGGACGCCCTGGCCGCTACCAGCGTCATCACCGAGGAGACCCTGCAAAACATCCATACCGTAAAAGGCTTCTCCAACGAAGAATACGAATCCCGGCGGTACCGCACGTCCCTTGACAAGGTGGTGCGCCTGGGGATAAAGGGGGCGGTGTACCGGGGCGGGTTCGCGACCCTGTTGTCGTCGGGTTTGTTTGGTTCTTTTGCCGTCGTGCTCTGGTACGGCGTGACGCTGATCAAAAGCGGTGACCTGACGAGCGGCGTCCTGGTCTCGTTTATGTTATACGTCGGCTTTATCGGCGGCGCGGTCGCCCAGTTTGGCGATCTTTTCGGCCGGCTCAGCCGGTCCATAGGGTCCTCCGAAAGGTTGTTCGAGATCATGGAAGAGCCCGGGGAATTTGCCGCCCTCGATACAACGGAGCCCGTCAGGGATCCCATACACGGCGCCATCACCCTCGACCACCTTCATTTTGCCTACCCCACCCGCAAGGACATAGAAGTCCTCAAAGGCATTTCCTTCGACGTACAACCCGGTCAGAAGATCGCGCTGGCGGGGCAAAGCGGCGCCGGCAAGTCAACGATCGCGCAGCTCATCCTTGGTTTTTACAAACCCGTTTCGGGCACGATCCTTTTTGACGGCAAGCCCGCAAAAGAATTCGACCTCCGGGCGCTTCGCCGCCAGATGGCGGTGGTCCCGCAGGAAGTCCTGCTTTTTGGCGGAACGATCCGGGAAAACATCGCCTACGGGCGTCCCGGGGCATCCGAGGAGGCCATCCGCGAAGCCGCCCGGCAGGCCAACGCCCTGTCCTTTATCGACGGCTTCCCCGACGGAATGGACACGATCGTCGGAGACAGGGGGATCAAGCTGTCCGGCGGGCAACGCCAGCGCGTCGCCATTGCCCGGGCCATCCTCAAGGACCCGGTCCTGCTCATCCTGGACGAGGCCACGAGCGCCCTGGACTCCGAAAGCGAACACCTTGTCCAGGAGGCGCTGGAAGGCCTGATGCGCAACCGGACGACCCTCATCATCGCGCACCGGTTGTCCACGATCCGTCACGTGGACTGCATTTTCGTCCTCCAGGAAGGCCGGATCGTGGAGTCGGGGTCGTTCGACGCACTCGAAGGACGACCCGGCGGGGTTTTCCGCCAATTGCTCCAATTACAATTCCAGAAAAATCTAGTTGAACGCGTTGAACCCGGTGACGTCCATCCCGGTGATCAGTAA
- a CDS encoding lysophospholipid acyltransferase family protein — protein sequence MSKLAERIRKIRIVKALVYSVVGALSYPGLALRNRMIIRGTEHLEHLPDRNVLFVSNHQTYFVDVIAFLHIFCAVKWGKRNKLGIPYYLLSPYTNVHYVAAHETISKNWVTRIYSLAGAISVKRTWVQGGKEVRRGLDPSDTRKVERALDRSWVITFPQGTTKPFAPGRKGTAYIIKKSQPIVVPIVIGGFWRAFKKKGIGVRKAGTQLTVDFKPPLDLDYNESTERILEQIMDAIEQGPEHAHRHHPHE from the coding sequence ATGAGTAAGCTTGCCGAAAGAATCAGAAAGATCAGAATAGTGAAGGCCTTGGTGTATTCTGTGGTGGGCGCGCTGTCCTATCCCGGGTTGGCTTTGCGGAACCGGATGATCATCCGCGGTACCGAGCACCTGGAGCATCTCCCCGACCGGAATGTGTTGTTCGTCAGCAACCACCAGACCTACTTCGTAGACGTGATTGCTTTTTTGCACATCTTCTGCGCGGTGAAATGGGGCAAGCGCAACAAGCTCGGGATTCCCTATTACCTGTTGTCCCCCTACACCAACGTACACTACGTAGCCGCGCACGAAACCATTTCCAAGAACTGGGTCACCCGGATCTATTCCCTGGCCGGCGCCATCTCCGTAAAGCGGACCTGGGTACAAGGCGGCAAGGAAGTCCGCCGGGGCCTGGACCCATCGGACACGCGCAAAGTAGAGCGCGCCCTCGACCGGAGCTGGGTCATCACCTTTCCGCAGGGCACGACCAAACCCTTTGCCCCCGGCCGCAAGGGTACCGCCTACATCATCAAGAAAAGCCAGCCCATCGTGGTCCCCATCGTCATCGGCGGCTTCTGGCGGGCATTTAAAAAGAAAGGGATCGGCGTCCGCAAAGCCGGCACCCAACTGACCGTCGACTTCAAACCACCGCTGGACCTGGACTACAACGAATCCACGGAGCGCATCCTCGAACAGATTATGGATGCCATCGAGCAGGGGCCTGAGCATGCGCACCGGCACCACCCGCACGAGTAG
- a CDS encoding porin family protein: MRSLALAVLLCSGMAIPRAYAQKPFYLGVEGGVGIPNLTAGGSSPVSKGYSSILGPDFGVFAEYGWKKRWSLRAELSFVTEGGKKNGVQAIPTAPFAAYFPQGYTPPEYFYATFYSKARLNYLQLPLLAKYKMPLGAHWTLSVNLGPYVAYLLNAKTITKDSSMIYYDPQEQQPFPVGKQDFSGTEDITDQIHRFNCGFQGGIAIEHPCGHGYLFLNAGGSYGVINIQRYAEDGKNNTGSATAVIGYALRIR; the protein is encoded by the coding sequence ATGCGCTCGCTTGCCTTGGCTGTCCTTCTTTGCTCCGGTATGGCCATTCCCCGGGCTTACGCCCAAAAGCCCTTTTACCTCGGTGTCGAAGGTGGCGTCGGGATTCCTAACCTGACGGCAGGTGGAAGCTCCCCTGTTAGCAAAGGATACTCCTCTATCCTGGGCCCGGATTTCGGCGTTTTTGCGGAATATGGCTGGAAGAAACGGTGGTCACTCCGGGCCGAGCTGAGTTTCGTTACAGAGGGTGGGAAAAAGAACGGGGTGCAGGCGATCCCGACGGCTCCTTTTGCCGCTTATTTTCCCCAAGGGTATACACCCCCCGAGTACTTCTATGCGACCTTTTACAGCAAAGCCCGTTTAAACTATCTTCAACTGCCCCTCCTGGCTAAATACAAGATGCCGCTCGGCGCCCATTGGACATTGTCGGTCAACCTGGGCCCTTATGTCGCTTACTTACTCAACGCCAAGACCATTACAAAGGATTCCAGCATGATCTATTACGACCCGCAGGAGCAGCAGCCCTTCCCCGTCGGTAAACAGGACTTTTCCGGGACGGAAGACATCACCGACCAGATCCACCGGTTCAACTGCGGGTTCCAGGGGGGGATCGCGATCGAACATCCTTGCGGGCATGGGTACCTTTTCCTCAATGCGGGGGGATCCTACGGGGTGATCAATATCCAGCGGTATGCGGAGGATGGGAAGAATAATACCGGGTCCGCGACGGCGGTCATCGGGTACGCGTTGCGGATACGATGA
- a CDS encoding RNA polymerase sigma factor, whose amino-acid sequence MEVAVFSHTNELVHRSRGGDAYSFQLLYKQYARAMYNTALRILGNTADAEDVLQEAFIDAYKNLSRFEEQSTFGVWLKKIVVYKSINQLRKKKLVLIEPPEVWDKEEPHPGEPDEALLQVHRIREAMERLSPGFRAVLSLYLFEGYDQEEIAGILGVTHATVRTQYIRGKARLLQLIREGGNP is encoded by the coding sequence ATGGAGGTCGCTGTTTTTAGCCATACCAACGAACTCGTGCACCGGAGCCGGGGCGGGGACGCCTATAGCTTCCAGTTGCTCTATAAACAGTATGCCCGGGCGATGTACAACACCGCCCTTCGCATCCTCGGGAATACGGCCGACGCGGAAGACGTCCTCCAGGAAGCGTTTATAGACGCGTACAAAAATCTGTCCAGGTTCGAGGAGCAATCCACTTTCGGGGTCTGGCTCAAAAAGATCGTGGTGTATAAATCGATCAACCAGCTCCGGAAAAAGAAACTTGTGTTGATCGAGCCCCCCGAGGTCTGGGACAAGGAGGAGCCGCACCCGGGGGAGCCGGACGAGGCCTTGCTCCAGGTCCACCGCATCCGGGAAGCGATGGAGCGGCTGTCCCCCGGTTTCCGGGCCGTCCTGAGCCTGTATCTTTTCGAGGGCTATGACCAGGAAGAAATCGCCGGCATCTTGGGCGTCACCCACGCCACGGTCCGGACCCAATACATCCGGGGCAAGGCCCGGCTTTTACAACTCATACGTGAAGGAGGTAATCCATGA
- a CDS encoding DUF4097 family beta strand repeat-containing protein, with translation MCNLLRISKLFTLTLLLSARVVAGHQADKEKDYSKSYTLSASDKVSISNKFGKVDVHTWDKSEVQVDVHIKVSAPLEAEAETILNRIQIKDSREGDLVSFATDLGTEEEHHNHHRNQKFSIDYTVYMPAAQTLRLKNEFGSTSIPDYTGLIELTSSFGSLEAGRLASVKSLKIEFGKAHVQSVNGQDNGDVSVKFSKADVSEVSGHIDADFEFCNMMDVRVTSAIKTLRIKNSYTHLNLKLAPGIPARFDIFTNFGSLNNSSDYPIKEGEKHHDMFQKTYSGKSGDGSVDVILHDEFATVNIS, from the coding sequence ATGTGCAACCTGTTACGCATATCTAAACTCTTCACCCTTACCCTCCTGCTCTCCGCCCGGGTGGTGGCGGGTCACCAGGCCGACAAAGAAAAAGACTATTCCAAGTCCTATACGTTGAGCGCGTCGGACAAAGTGTCCATCAGCAACAAGTTTGGAAAAGTCGACGTTCATACCTGGGACAAAAGCGAGGTCCAGGTGGACGTACACATAAAAGTCAGCGCTCCCCTGGAAGCCGAGGCCGAGACGATCCTGAACCGGATCCAGATCAAGGACAGCCGTGAAGGAGACCTCGTTTCGTTTGCGACCGACCTGGGCACGGAAGAGGAACACCACAACCACCACCGCAACCAGAAGTTCAGCATCGACTATACGGTGTACATGCCCGCCGCCCAAACCCTGCGGTTGAAAAACGAATTCGGGTCCACGAGCATACCCGACTACACCGGCCTTATAGAACTGACCAGCAGCTTCGGCAGCCTGGAAGCCGGTCGCCTCGCCTCTGTCAAATCGTTAAAGATCGAATTCGGCAAAGCGCACGTACAAAGCGTCAACGGCCAGGACAACGGGGATGTCTCCGTAAAATTCTCCAAGGCAGACGTGTCCGAGGTCTCGGGGCATATCGATGCGGACTTCGAATTTTGCAATATGATGGACGTCCGGGTCACTTCGGCCATCAAAACCCTCCGGATCAAAAACTCCTACACCCACCTCAACCTGAAACTGGCGCCCGGCATCCCCGCCCGGTTTGACATCTTCACCAATTTCGGTTCGCTGAACAACAGCAGCGATTATCCCATAAAAGAGGGAGAAAAGCACCACGACATGTTCCAGAAAACGTATTCCGGGAAATCCGGCGATGGATCGGTGGACGTCATTCTCCACGATGAGTTCGCCACCGTGAATATCAGCTGA
- a CDS encoding DUF2383 domain-containing protein: MEHVTLSPARIRKNKYVARKLNDLLDILHELKVGLDQVAESVSDKQIRKTITSVALESSQYATEITSKIHSLGGKPHPSSPERKYNLMGLDPKSATDETSVAEAEPEVLARCYSSENFIVKAYRDFLNEYTPYEDVRSLIRAQLNGILCAFVQLKLFNVTLRS; the protein is encoded by the coding sequence ATGGAACACGTGACTCTTTCTCCTGCCAGGATTCGTAAAAACAAGTATGTAGCACGCAAACTCAATGACCTCCTCGACATCTTGCACGAGTTGAAGGTCGGATTAGACCAGGTAGCGGAGTCCGTATCCGATAAACAAATCCGAAAAACGATTACCAGCGTGGCTTTGGAAAGCAGCCAGTATGCCACGGAAATCACGTCCAAGATCCATAGCCTGGGCGGCAAACCCCATCCCTCCTCACCGGAACGGAAATACAACCTGATGGGTCTGGATCCGAAGTCCGCCACCGATGAAACTTCCGTCGCGGAAGCCGAACCCGAGGTACTCGCCCGGTGTTATTCTTCCGAGAACTTCATCGTAAAGGCCTATCGCGACTTTCTCAACGAATATACCCCTTATGAAGACGTGAGGTCTCTCATCAGGGCCCAGCTCAACGGGATCCTTTGCGCGTTTGTCCAGCTAAAGCTGTTCAATGTGACGCTTAGGTCCTAA